The genome window TATGGAAGATGCTTTGAAATATGGAAATCGCTTGATTGTGATGAAAGACGGACACATCGTCCAAGACCTCAATCAAGAAGAAAAATCCCAAATGACCATCGCAGATTATTATCAATTATTTGAGAAAGAATAAGATACAAAGCCCGTAAAATGCAAAGTGAAAATAGAGAGTGGGACAGAAATCGGTAATTCGTTAGAATTCGATTTCGTCGTCCCACCTCCGCACAGTTGAGTAGGGCTGTAAAAGCTGATGAAATCAGCGTAGTAGAGCCCACTCAACCACTGCGTCTTGCTCGACAATCCAAAAATAATTGAGAGGCTAGGACTTTTGTCCCAGCCTCTTTTCCTTAAATCATCTATAAAACCGCATAAAAATAGGAACTAGTTTCAGCTGAAATCGCTTGCAATCACTTAGGTAGGTGAGTATAATATAGTTAGAAAGATAAAGAAGGGATTGATACCAATGCCTTATCGAGTTAAAATTTAGGTTACTTCGTTTTAGGCCTGTTTTGCTGATATCTGTTCATGCTCTTATCGTAAAAGAGCAGTCATGTCGTGTGTGTCGGATCGGTTGGACGGTCGGGCAAACCTGCTTAGTTTGTCCGGAGACATAAGAAAACGTGGAAATAGTAGGTAGAAGCTTTTTGTAAAGGTTTTCAAACTTCGATGCGTCCAGTCGAAAACTAATCATTTGGATTTAGGATAGCAAAGAAAACCTCTGGTATTTTACACAAATACTATTAAATGAAATCAACATCATAAACATTGTTTTGTTAGCCAAAAGGTTAATTGCACCAAGTCAGTGAAGCAGACCAGGCCTCTAGTCCCGTAAGACTGGAGGCCATTTTTATAAAATACTCAGGAGGAGGTGAGAGTATGGGATTGTCGTATGCGCAAGAATATAGTTGTCGGGACCATTTTCGGCAAAGAGCTTTTGAGCGCTTTGGCGTAGATGATCAGCACTTGAATAAGTGGATCAACCAACACCTCTCCTCCCTCTCTCCTTATGATAGTAATGTGGTTCAACCCGCCAACACAGAAGCCTATGTAGCCAGTGATGGCGTCATCTTTGTCTGCAATATCAAAAGTCGGGAGTTCATCACTTGCTTTAAGGCGGTTAATTACCAAGAATCTAAGGAAGAAGAGGAAGCCTATACGGACATTCACGAAAACAATGTCGCTTCCTTCAAAAAAGATGTGAACCACCTAGTCAATCGCTACCGACTCAAGGAAGCCAAAGAGCTGTTTGAAAACATTGGGGAGGACTTGGATGATTTTTATCGCCTGTCCCAAGCAGTCAAGAACGGCCAATTGAGCGAGCGAAATAGTAGGCGCCTAGAGGAATTGTTAGGCAAGTTTCATGTGATCAAGGCAGCCATGCGGATCATTGAAAATAAACGGGGAGATTACCATCTTTAGGGTCTTTTCCCCCTAAAAATAGGCGCCTAGAAGCCCTCTCATCTACTTCAGATGAGAGGACTTTTTTGCTGTGGAAAGCTTTTTGAAAAAAAGAGAAAAAAATTGTATAATAGAGTGGATATGCAAGTATTTGCAAAGCTGTAATTCGACTTGGGCGACCAAGGACCGTAAGTATTAAAATAAACACACTAAAGGAGACAACAGTGAGTAGTATTAAATTAGTCACTCTTGGCGGTGTTCGAGAAAATGGGAAAAATCTCTACGTTGCCGAAGTGAACGATTCAATTTTTGTCTTGGATGCAGGTTTGAAGTATCCAGAAAATGAGCAACTTGGGGTGGATGTCGTTATCCCCAACATGGATTATCTATTTGAAAACAAGGACCGCATTGCGGGTGTTTTCTTGACCCATGGTCACGCGGATGCCATTGGGGCCTTGCCTTATCTTTTGGCCGAAGCCAAAGTTCCTGTATTCGGGACAGAATTGACCATTGAGTTGGCTAAACTCTTTGTCAAAAGCAATGACAGTGTGAAGAAATTCAACGACTTCCATGTTATTGATCAAAATTCTGAGATTGATTTTGGCGATGCCGTCGTCTCTTTCTTTCAAACAACCCACTCCATCCCTGAAAGTATCGGGATTGTGATTGGCACTCCTGAGGGCAATATCGTCTACACAGGAGACTTTAAATTTGACCAAACTGCCAGCGAGTCGTACGCGACAGACTTTGCTCGCCTAGCTGAGATTGGACGCGAAGGTGTGCTTGCCCTCTTGAGTGATTCGGCTAATGCGGATAGTAATATTCAAGTTGCCAGTGAGCAAGAAGTGGGCGATGCTATCTTAGATACGATTGCAGACTGGGATGGTCGTGTCATCGTAGCGGCGGTAGCCAGCAACCTTTCTCGTATCCAGCAGGTCTTTGATGCTGCGGCTGAGACTGGCCGTCGAGTGGTCTTGACAGGGTTTGATGTGGAAAACATCGTCCGCACAGCTATTCGCTTGAACAAATTGTCTCTTGCCAACGAAAAACTCTTGATCAAGCCAAAAGAAATGAGCCGTTTTGAAGATCATGAATTGATCATCTTGGAAACAGGCCGGATGGGTGAGCCGATCAACGGTTTGCGCAAGATGTCGATTGGTCGTCACCGCTATGTGGAAATCAAAGATGGAGACTTGGTCTACATCGTTACAACGCCATCAATTGCCAAAGAAGCTGTGGTGGCTCGTGTGGAAAACATGGTCTACCAAGCAGGTGGCATTGTCAAATTGATCACGTCTAGCTTGCGCGTGTCTGGTCACGGAAACGCACGGGACTTGCAGTTGATGATCAACCTTCTTCGTCCTAAATACCTCTTCCCGATCCAAGGGGAATACCGCGAATTGGATGCCCATGCGCGAGTAGCGATGGAAGTCGGTATCTTGCCTGAAAACATCTTTATTCCAAAACGCGGAACGGTAATGGAGTATGAAAAAGGTGACTTCGTTCCTGCCGGTAGCGTCTCAGCAGGAGATGTCATGATCGATGGGAATGCCATTGGTGATGTGGGCAATATTGTCCTTCGTGACCGCAAGGTCTTGTCAGAAGACGGGATCTTTATCGTGGCGATCACGGTGAATCGCAAAGAGAAGAAAATTATTTCCAAAGCGCGCGTGCACACCCGTGGTTTTGTCTATGTCAAGAAGAGCCGGGATATTCTTCGTGAAAGTTGCGACTTGGTCAACCAAAGCGTTGCAGACTATTTGACACAAGATAG of Streptococcus sp. S5 contains these proteins:
- a CDS encoding ribonuclease J, producing the protein MSSIKLVTLGGVRENGKNLYVAEVNDSIFVLDAGLKYPENEQLGVDVVIPNMDYLFENKDRIAGVFLTHGHADAIGALPYLLAEAKVPVFGTELTIELAKLFVKSNDSVKKFNDFHVIDQNSEIDFGDAVVSFFQTTHSIPESIGIVIGTPEGNIVYTGDFKFDQTASESYATDFARLAEIGREGVLALLSDSANADSNIQVASEQEVGDAILDTIADWDGRVIVAAVASNLSRIQQVFDAAAETGRRVVLTGFDVENIVRTAIRLNKLSLANEKLLIKPKEMSRFEDHELIILETGRMGEPINGLRKMSIGRHRYVEIKDGDLVYIVTTPSIAKEAVVARVENMVYQAGGIVKLITSSLRVSGHGNARDLQLMINLLRPKYLFPIQGEYRELDAHARVAMEVGILPENIFIPKRGTVMEYEKGDFVPAGSVSAGDVMIDGNAIGDVGNIVLRDRKVLSEDGIFIVAITVNRKEKKIISKARVHTRGFVYVKKSRDILRESCDLVNQSVADYLTQDSFDWGELKGLVRDNLSKFLFEQTKRRPAILPVVMEVK